The genomic region CCCAGGGGAGGACAGAATTTAGAGAGAAACAGGGACATACTTTAGAGAACCCACACCACAGAAGTATGGAAATCACTGTCTAATGTCTGAATCCTCATCAGAGGCATTCCAAGGGCCCGACTACAGAAAGGGCCCGGAGATCGAAACGGTCCATCCGGGTCTGAATCCTCATCAGAGGCATTCCAAGGGCCCGACACCACAGGCCCACGGGGGTTGTACTTGCCATGTTTCGTCTGAATCCTCATCAGAGGCATTCCAAGGGCCCGACCACGGCGGGCTGCTGGTCGCGACGAAGATCGTAGCGAGTCTGAATCCTCATCAGAGGCATTCCAAGGGCCCGACCTCGATAGACTGATATCGAGGATCGTCGGACAGATGGGTCTGAATCCTCATCAGAGGCATTCCAAGGGCCCGACACCGACCTGTTAGATAACATCTGGTCGGCGGAAGTCTGAATCCTCATCAGAGGCATTCCAAGGGCCCGACCGCTTCCTGATGGGTCGGTTATTCCGGAACGAAGCGTCTGAATCCTCATCAGAGGCATTCCAAGGGCCCGACCTAATACAGCATAGGACCCAGAGTAGGAAATCGGGGTCTGAATCCTCATCAGAGGCATTCCAAGGGCCCGACCGCGGTCGAGGCTGGTGAGTGGTGCGGGGGGAGGCGTCTGAATCCTCATCAGAGGCATTCCAAGGGCCCGACATCAGGGCCCTGTGGATATACTCCTAACCCACACGTCTGAATCCTCATCAGAGGCATTCCAAGGGCCCGACTTCGAGTTCCGCCAGCGCAAGAAGGCCATCAACCGGGTCTGAATCCTCATCAGAGGCATTCCAAGGGCCCGACATATTCAGGAACACCAATGTTCCACATCCTGATTGGGTCTGAATCCTCATCAGAGGCATTCCAAGGGCCCGACCCGTCTGGTTCTCTCGACCGACTGTGGAGTACAGTCTGAATCCTCATCAGAGGCATTCCAAGGGCCCGACTCGGTGCAGATGGTGTGGCGGACAGATCCGACCACTGGACGTCTGAATCCTCATCAGAGGCATTCCAAGGGCCCGACACGGCAAGATCACCGACGAGAACTTCCCGAATCCGTCTGAATCCTCATCAGAGGCATTCCAAGGGCCCGACAGGACGATCTCGTTCCGGACTATGCCGCTCAGATGTCTGAATCCTCATCAGAGGCATTCCAAGGGCCCGACTGCTTCCGCCAGAGTACGAAGTGCCCACGACTATTGCGTCTGAATCCTCATCAGAGGCATTCCAAGGGCCCGACATCGTTTGCTACCAAACCTGTCGCCCCGAACCTATCTGGAGTCTGAATCCTCATCAGAGGCATTCCAAGGGCCCGACCGAGTGGCTGGGAGAGTTCGAGCCCGTCACCTGTCCGTCTGAATCCTCATCAGAGGCATTCCAAGGGCCCGACGTGCGATAGCTCGGTTTCCGAAGCCGATGCTTGTTCGTCTGAATCCTCATCAGAGGCATTCCAAGGGCCCGACGCGACGAGGGAGCAGAACCCACCGCACTATCACGTGTCTGAATCCTCATCAGAGGCATTCCAAGGGCCCGACATCAGGAAGCGGAAGGAGATGGAATCGAGGATGAAAGTCTGAATCCTCATCAGAGGCATTCCAAGGGCCCGACTCCGACATTCGTTCGGTTGATCCGGCGGAAGCGGTCGTCTGAATCCTCATCAGAGGCATTCCAAGGGCCCGACGAACCCCGGTACCGGCTTGACGGCCGCGACCACGACGTCTGAATCCTCATCAGAGGCATTCCAAGGGCCCGACATCCCTATGCGCCCGGATCCTCCGGGTTCTCGTTGTCTGAATCCTCATCAGAGGCATTCCAAGGGCCCGACTGCTTTCGACCGATGGGAGCGTGAGCAGGAATCTCGGTCTGAATCCTCATCAGAGGCATTCCAAGGGCCCGACTCCATAGATCTTACCTGGCTCATCGTGATGCACGAACCTATTACCGAGTCTGAATCCTCATCAGAGGCATTCCAAGGGCCCGACATTCAGAGCCATGGCTGTCTACGCCGGGGTATTCGTGTCTGAATCCTCATCAGAGGCATTCCAAGGGCCCGACCGCTGACCAGAAACGAGAGCTGATCTCATGGCAGGTCTGAATCCTCATCAGAGGCATTCCAAGGGCCCGACTTTGGCAGCGGCTTTTTCGACCTGAGCATGGGAGGGTCTGAATCCTCATCAGAGGCATTCCAAGGGCCCGACGGTGACTGCGATACCGTGCTGTTTTTGGCGGATGTCGTCTGAATCCTCATCAGAGGCATTCCAAGGGCCCGACCCCGAGTCGCCTCGAGATGGCGACCCGGGCGGGAGAGTCTGAATCCTCATCAGAGGCATTCCAAGGGCCCGACTCCATAGATAGCGCCACCGCGGGCAAGTGGGCAACCTTGCGCACGCAGCGGGCCGGCGCGGTTCAACCCGTGTGTGGTCCAACCTTTGCGGCGCCCACGGATGAGATCCTCGCAACCCTCCGCTCTCTCGGCCAGTCGACCATGTCATCTCGTCCATGGATCCTCTCATTCCAATGCTGCATCGCCACTTAGCAGGTCGCAACAGCCGAAACGCCACGCACGCGGTACGTCGAGTTGCGAACTCGCCGGCACACTCCCGACGATTCCTGATACCACAAATCACGTCTGTATTTGACCATAGAGAGGCTTCCCACCTACAGACGCGTCACGACTCCTTTCACGCCTGTTTCTCGAAACCCGCCTCCAGGCTTCGCTCGAAACTATGCAGTTCGAGGAATTTGCGAGCTCTTTCAAGCCCGTCGGCAAGCCCAAGACGCCTCACACGCGCTGAAGATCGAGCCCCGGCTCCTTCCCCCCCGGCCGCCCTGAACTTCGCAACCGAACTGTCCGAATAAGTGGTCCTGCGCCCTATCCAGGATATGGGCGCATTCCTTGACCAATTTTGCACATCCCGAGCCTTCGCGGAGGCTTGGCACCGCGTTCGTGCCAAGGGGTCCGCCGGTGGACATGACGGGGTGACCGTAGCCAGCTTCTCCGAGAACGCCGTGGAATCGCTTCGGCAACTCCGAGGGGAGGTCCTGAACGGGACATACACACCGACTCCACTCAAGGAGATCAGCGTTCCCAAAGGCGGGTCGAGGGAACGTCGGATCCTTCGTCTGCCCTCCATCCGCGACAAGGTCGTCCAGGAGGTCGTGCGCTCGGGAATGGATCCGCAGCTCGACCGGATATTCCTCGACATGAGCTACGGATATCGGCCCGGAAAAGGTCCCCAGCGCGCCGCCCGTCGCGTCACTCACGAGATCGTCGCCGGAAAGTCCCCCTGGGCGGCCACCGCTGACATAGACGACTTCTTCGGTTCCCTCGATCATTCGCGCCTCCTCGCACTACTCCGGGCGCACTTCCCTGATGATCCTGAACTTCTTCGCCTCATCGAGCTCTGGCTTCGCATGGGAGCGATCGACAGACGCCAACGATGGCTCGACATCCGCCGGGGCGTGGGCCAGGGTGCTGTGATCTCGCCGCTCCTGGCCAACCTTTATCTCCACGAGTTCGACGTCGCGATCTCAAGAGAGCATCGGATGGTGCGTTACGCCGACGACTTCGTACTTCTCGCCCCGAGCGGCGAAAAGGCGTGGGAAGCTTTCCATCAGGCGGTTGCGTTCCTTCGCGAGAACCTCGGTCTCAACCTCAATGAAGATGTTTCTCCCGTCGCGTCGCCTGAGGAGGGATTCTGTTTTCTCGGACTTTGGTTCGTCGGGGCTGAACGACGGCTTGCACCCGATCGCGCGGCTTCCATTCGGCGCCGGCTCGACGCCATCGCTCGAAACGCGGACCACGAGGATCCGGAGCGATTCCTGAACGAGGTGAACCTGGCCGTCCTGGGGTGGAAGCGGTACTACGGCGTACTTCTCTCTGAGGGCGCCGCTCACGAGCTCGACGTCATGCTCTTGGGTGCGCTCAGCGATGGCATTGCTCGACTTCGACGTGCGGGGCGCCTTCCACATCTCCGTGCGGGCCTCACGCTCATCTCGCGTTTCGAGCTCGTGGTATCACGCACAGACTCCGATCGCCGTGCCATCGACGTGCAAATCTGGAAGGGCACCGACCCCGGTGAGTCGCCCGTCTCCCAGACGTCGCTCACCGGTTCGCGTCCCTCGGAGCAGCCTCGCCGGACTCCGCCCACGCCCCAAAGGGTCGTTCAGACAAGCAGACGCCGCCACCACATAACCCGCGCCGTAGCTTCCGATCTCGTAATCAATACGCCCGGTCATTTCGTTGGAAAGAGTGGCGAGAGGATCGTGGTGCGGTTTCAGCGGAAGACTGTCGCTGAGGTCCCGGTGCTTCACCTGGGATCCCTCACGATTGCGGCGAGAGGTGTCTCCCTCTCCTCTGATGTCTTGACGCTCTGTGCCCAGAAGGGTGTTCCGCTCCTCGTAGTGGACGGCATCTCGCGCGTCCAGGCGCTTCTGTCGAGTCCCGCGGCCAAGAAGGTTGGCGCATGCGTGGGACAGGTGAAGGCCCTCAGCGATCCTCGGGTCTCCCTGGGCCTCGCAAAGGCGTTCGCCATCGGCAAGATCCGCAATCAGATGGCGCTCATGAAGTATGCAGGGAAGTACCGCAGGCGAGCAGATCCAGATTTTTCTGCGCGGCTCGATCGCGCCCGGGAGGAGGTGGGGGGCCTCCTTCGCGAGCTGAAGGCACTCCGCCACGACCGAGTCGAAGATCCGCGACAAAGCGTGTTTCTCCTTGAAGGCAGGGCCGCCCAATGGTACTGGGATCTATTTCGCCTGGCCGCGGGCGGCGCCAGTTCCTTTCCAAGTCGTGTTGGAAGGGGCGCTCGCGACCCCGTAAACATGCTTCTCAACTATGGCTACGCCGTCCTTCAGTCGCGGGTTCAGCTTGCAATCGTCCGATCGGGACTGGCTCCGGAAATCGGGTTTCTACACGCTTCCACCGAGCGCCGCCTCGCGCTCGTGTTCGACCTGATGGAAGAGTTTCGCGCACCAGTCGTGGATCGCGTGGTTCTCGCCTACCTGAATCAGCGGCAGCCCACCGAGCTCGGCACCGATGGCCTCCTTCATGCGGAAACGAGGGGGCGTATCATACGCCGATTACGAGAGCGGCTCGGCTCCCTTGTCCGATACGGCGACCGGCAGTTGACCCTCGAAGAGGTCCTTAATGCCCAGGCCCGCCGACTGGCGGCGCAGTTTGGCGGTGGCGCCCCTTATCGCCCCTTCCTCGCAACCTGGTAAGGTCACACCACCAGCGTATCGGTCTCGGTGACGGGGCCTCCCACTCGAAGGGTCCGTCGCTCGCAGGCGGCGCACAGCACGGCGACGAAAAGGGCATCACCGGGAAGTGAGATGAGAGGCCGAATCGCCTGAAGCATGCGTCGGCGATCGGTAGCGACGAGGCGGCACTCGAACACGCTGTATTGAATTGGGACGCCGAAGTCCAGAAGGAGGTCGTGTACTCGCTTCCTCCGGGATCCGTCGACGATGTCGTACGCGACAACATAGGCTCGCGCACGCGGGTTCGGGTTCCGTTTCGGACGATGGTGCGAAGTCGCGCTCATCTCGAGGAAGATTGTTGGACTGTGACGGCTCCCACTTGCCCCATCCCCACCGCGGTGTGTGCGCCAACGCCGGCGTAGTAGGAGAACCGGGTCAGGATCGAAAGGGCTCGCGACGCCTCGGGGGATCGATACCGGCGGGGGAGCGCGAATGCGGCGCGCCCCTGGAACCCCACTCTTTTTCCGCCGGAGGGTCCGAAGTCGAGCATGCGGCTATGCAGGTCGAATGCCGCTACACGCACCGCGAGGTCGAGTGACCTGAGCGACGGCCTTCTGCCTGTGCGCCGAAAACCCCGCTCGCCGACGGCAGCAAGCAAGGTCCGAAGTCCGTTCGCGCACGGATCCATGAGTTCTGGGGTGGCATGGGTCCGCCACCGACGCCACAATCCGCCGAAGATGAGATGTGGAATTGGAAGAGGCAGATGCCCTCCCCCGGCCTCGAACGTTGCGGGCGAGTCCAGGTGAATCGTCCAGGAAACGGCCGACGAGCTGTCTTCGGCTTCCTCGACCAGTTGGGTGTAGCTGCCGATCCGCACCAGCGGATGTCCCTGAGACGAATCGATCACCTGACAAATCTCAAATCGAACGGGATCCGACCTCGGCCCCAACCAGACGGTCTGGGGAAGGTGCGTCGCCCACCCGCGGAAAACGGACGTCAACTCTCCCATGAGCGAGGTCACTCTCACGCCGAACAAGGCGCCCTTGCGCACCGTCACCCGTGCGCCACGTGACGGCAAATCTCCAAACAGCCCCGACACGGTCAGGCCTCGCGATGTCTTGTCGGACTTCAGTTCCTCGGCGAGCCCCGCATCTTCCGCGCGGAGAAGGTTGAGGATCGCGGAGTAGCAGAGATATCCACTCGTGGAAGGAAGAGTCCCGGAATCAAGCGCCCGCAGCACCAGCACCGTACTCAGGAGGTCCGCACAGCTCGGCGCGGGCATTCCGACGTCGGGCCGCAGAAGTCCAGCCCCCCGAACCATCGAGCGAGCCGGCATTGGCTACTTGACCTGCTTGACTTTGCCGTTCACTACTTGCTTGATCGTTACGCTAATCTCGTCACCGACCTTGAGTCCCACGCGACTGTAGTCCAGCAGCTCGCCCGAGTCGAGCTTGATTTTGACGGCACCGTAGTTGTTCACCAGCTCGATGACCGTCGCTTTAATCCTGTCGCCTGCCTTCCTCACCGATTCCGTGGGGGCGGGGATCGATTCCTCCGAACCACCACCACCCGCCCGACGTCCGGGAAGGGAATTCGGCGGCGCTTCCACGTCGTGTGGGGATGGGAGCACCCACCGGTGCTTCCATTGTTCGTCCGTTCGCCTTCCCCTACTTGGTCCCTCCGCATAATCAGTCAGATTAGAGGCCGGTTTGTGTTTCCACTCGAGCAGCTTGGCGAGCGCCTGAAGACGCGGCAGTGCCCAGACCTGCTTCTCGGAGTCCACAGACTCTCCGTCGTGGGAGAACACCCGATCCCGGAAGTCGCGACGGGCCTGACCGACAATGTTCTCGACCTTTTCGTCATGACGGACACCCCGAAAAGGATCGGAATATCGTGAGGCGACCGCCTCGATGACGGGCACGCACTCCAGCCTCACGCTACCCAAACCGAGCGGCTTTCCCATACCGAGTCGGTGCCGCTTGGTCTCTCCAAGATCGAGTGCCGTCAGCAGCGCACCCAGCTCCACTGAGGAGAGATTTTCGAACCTCACCCGCCCGGTGAACGACACTCCGGCCCGGACCGGTCGGATCACCGTGTGTAGTTTGGACTTGGTCCAACGGCCCTCTTTGTTCTGGAAAGCACTCCCCGCTTGGACGTCGAACTGACCGGGCCCGTCGCCCATTTGTTCGAACGCGTCATGCTCCTGCCCTTCCTTGTGCCAGTACGCCTTGTGCCCCCTGATAAGGGCGTTTGGGTCGTCGTAGTCACGCAGTTCATTCTGATCATTCCCGGTCTGCACAAGATAGAGCTGGAACGATGAGGGCTTGGGACTCGAGAGGATCTTTGGCACGCGGCGCTTCCGCGGATCCCCGTCCAAGAAGGGACTGGGGTCCATGCAGCGCGCGTCCTCGAAGGATACTCGGCCCTTTATCGGCTTCGGCCGCGACCCGAACCCGGAATGGAGCATCCCGAAGATCGCTCCCGCCAGATCGATCTCGTGGCCGGCACGAAGGTCCTGGGGAAGCGCTTGCCTTGTTCGATTCTTGTACGGAAGCCTAAACATTCGTGCACGGCCGAGGGCATCGACTTTCCCGCCTTCGACCAGGTAGAAGACGGCATCGCCATCCGCAAACTCGCCAGGACGGGCTCGAAGGCGGGACTCGGGGAATGCGCCCTCCTGCCACTGCGTGATCTGGTCGGGCTGATTGACCTCCTCGAGGACCGACTCCGGAACGGGAAGGTCAGTTCCGATGCCCTCCACCGAAAAAACGAACTCGTGTTCCTTGCCCTGCATCGGCCCCGTGCAGACAAGACATCCGTCCTCCCATTCCTCCGCGTTCACCGGCTGCTTGAGTGAAATCGCCGAAACCAGTGGAAATCCAGGGCCGGGGTCCCCTTCGGCTCGCTTGAACCAGACTGGAGGATACGCGTCGTAGTGCCGGGGCCTCGTCCAATCGGCATCATTCAACATTGGGAGGGAAACGCGCAACACCTCCCGCGGCTCCACGGTTGCCGCTGAACGATTGACTCTCAAGAAGCCGCCTTTCACGGCCTCCATTCGCTCCGTATACCGCTCTCGAGCGCTCTCTGGGAACCCGAAGGTCCGGTAATAGAGCTGGCGATCGTCCACGCCGGTGAATCCGGAGTAGCTGATGATCTCCACCAGCGACCGGATCATGCCCCGCAGCGAGCTTCCCGGAATGAACGGTGTGGTTGGATCCTCGCCGTGATGAAAAAAATCGGTTTCGAGCTCAGGCCCCCCGCCCGATGAAGTGGCGCAGCGCGTGTAAAGAGGCGTTTCGGTCTTGATGGTAAGTGTGATGCTTCCAGTGTAACGGTCCGAGTGGAAACGGTCATGAAGGCGTCGGAGAAGGTGTCCGTCGGGATCGCTTTCCACCTCCGGGTGAGGCATCACCGAGTCGGGGAGCGGCACGAAATTATAGGGCGCGATCGCTTTGTTTTGCGTGTCACTCATTCTTGCGTGGCGATCCAGAGCCATGATCGTATCTCGAACTCAGGTCAACAAAAGCCCACGATTCTCGTATCGTGGACGCGCAGCATTCCGGTGTCGGGATCCGCATGCAGGAAGTGGCGAACCCGCAATGCAGACCGCCTCCGCATCTCCGGCAGACTCAGGGGCGGTGTGTGGATCTCTCCCGCCATTCCTCGTGCGAGGACGAAGTCTGGTTCCGGAGGACCGGGAAGAGCCTCCCCCGGCGTAGGCACCTCCTGTCCAATCAGCAGCCGCAGCTCGTCCAGGTAAGAAGCTTCCGGATCGGCATCCTCGGCGAGCCACTCGGCGCGAAATTCGTTCCCCGCCCGTTGCATCCTGAGCTCCCCCGATTCACCGAACAGGTGGAGCCGCCACAACGTCCGCGGACGTAGCCGCGGACACCGCCAGTCACCGTGGTCCGGCGACGTCCTAAGCGTACCATCGCTGACGCGACCCCAGATGATTCCGTCGTCGGCGAACGCCAACATCCACATACGAGGGTCCCGCCTGGCCGCTTCCGGGCGGAGCTCGAGCACTTCGTTCGCGATAGCCTCGGTGAGTGGCGGATGGTCGAGTGGAATCCGTCGTAGGCAAAGGCCATCCTTGATCTCCAGTGGCATCATGGGCCTCCGGCAGGGCCGATCGACTCGAACCCGATGTGGTCGAGAAACGCCTTCACCCATCGT from Gemmatimonadota bacterium harbors:
- the cas1 gene encoding CRISPR-associated endonuclease Cas1, whose translation is MTVASFSENAVESLRQLRGEVLNGTYTPTPLKEISVPKGGSRERRILRLPSIRDKVVQEVVRSGMDPQLDRIFLDMSYGYRPGKGPQRAARRVTHEIVAGKSPWAATADIDDFFGSLDHSRLLALLRAHFPDDPELLRLIELWLRMGAIDRRQRWLDIRRGVGQGAVISPLLANLYLHEFDVAISREHRMVRYADDFVLLAPSGEKAWEAFHQAVAFLRENLGLNLNEDVSPVASPEEGFCFLGLWFVGAERRLAPDRAASIRRRLDAIARNADHEDPERFLNEVNLAVLGWKRYYGVLLSEGAAHELDVMLLGALSDGIARLRRAGRLPHLRAGLTLISRFELVVSRTDSDRRAIDVQIWKGTDPGESPVSQTSLTGSRPSEQPRRTPPTPQRVVQTSRRRHHITRAVASDLVINTPGHFVGKSGERIVVRFQRKTVAEVPVLHLGSLTIAARGVSLSSDVLTLCAQKGVPLLVVDGISRVQALLSSPAAKKVGACVGQVKALSDPRVSLGLAKAFAIGKIRNQMALMKYAGKYRRRADPDFSARLDRAREEVGGLLRELKALRHDRVEDPRQSVFLLEGRAAQWYWDLFRLAAGGASSFPSRVGRGARDPVNMLLNYGYAVLQSRVQLAIVRSGLAPEIGFLHASTERRLALVFDLMEEFRAPVVDRVVLAYLNQRQPTELGTDGLLHAETRGRIIRRLRERLGSLVRYGDRQLTLEEVLNAQARRLAAQFGGGAPYRPFLATW
- the cas2 gene encoding CRISPR-associated endonuclease Cas2 → MSATSHHRPKRNPNPRARAYVVAYDIVDGSRRKRVHDLLLDFGVPIQYSVFECRLVATDRRRMLQAIRPLISLPGDALFVAVLCAACERRTLRVGGPVTETDTLVV
- the cas6 gene encoding CRISPR system precrRNA processing endoribonuclease RAMP protein Cas6 → MPAPSCADLLSTVLVLRALDSGTLPSTSGYLCYSAILNLLRAEDAGLAEELKSDKTSRGLTVSGLFGDLPSRGARVTVRKGALFGVRVTSLMGELTSVFRGWATHLPQTVWLGPRSDPVRFEICQVIDSSQGHPLVRIGSYTQLVEEAEDSSSAVSWTIHLDSPATFEAGGGHLPLPIPHLIFGGLWRRWRTHATPELMDPCANGLRTLLAAVGERGFRRTGRRPSLRSLDLAVRVAAFDLHSRMLDFGPSGGKRVGFQGRAAFALPRRYRSPEASRALSILTRFSYYAGVGAHTAVGMGQVGAVTVQQSSSR
- a CDS encoding TIGR03986 family CRISPR-associated RAMP protein is translated as MALDRHARMSDTQNKAIAPYNFVPLPDSVMPHPEVESDPDGHLLRRLHDRFHSDRYTGSITLTIKTETPLYTRCATSSGGGPELETDFFHHGEDPTTPFIPGSSLRGMIRSLVEIISYSGFTGVDDRQLYYRTFGFPESARERYTERMEAVKGGFLRVNRSAATVEPREVLRVSLPMLNDADWTRPRHYDAYPPVWFKRAEGDPGPGFPLVSAISLKQPVNAEEWEDGCLVCTGPMQGKEHEFVFSVEGIGTDLPVPESVLEEVNQPDQITQWQEGAFPESRLRARPGEFADGDAVFYLVEGGKVDALGRARMFRLPYKNRTRQALPQDLRAGHEIDLAGAIFGMLHSGFGSRPKPIKGRVSFEDARCMDPSPFLDGDPRKRRVPKILSSPKPSSFQLYLVQTGNDQNELRDYDDPNALIRGHKAYWHKEGQEHDAFEQMGDGPGQFDVQAGSAFQNKEGRWTKSKLHTVIRPVRAGVSFTGRVRFENLSSVELGALLTALDLGETKRHRLGMGKPLGLGSVRLECVPVIEAVASRYSDPFRGVRHDEKVENIVGQARRDFRDRVFSHDGESVDSEKQVWALPRLQALAKLLEWKHKPASNLTDYAEGPSRGRRTDEQWKHRWVLPSPHDVEAPPNSLPGRRAGGGGSEESIPAPTESVRKAGDRIKATVIELVNNYGAVKIKLDSGELLDYSRVGLKVGDEISVTIKQVVNGKVKQVK
- the csx19 gene encoding CRISPR-associated protein Csx19, with amino-acid sequence MGEGVSRPHRVRVDRPCRRPMMPLEIKDGLCLRRIPLDHPPLTEAIANEVLELRPEAARRDPRMWMLAFADDGIIWGRVSDGTLRTSPDHGDWRCPRLRPRTLWRLHLFGESGELRMQRAGNEFRAEWLAEDADPEASYLDELRLLIGQEVPTPGEALPGPPEPDFVLARGMAGEIHTPPLSLPEMRRRSALRVRHFLHADPDTGMLRVHDTRIVGFC